Proteins encoded together in one Camelina sativa cultivar DH55 chromosome 9, Cs, whole genome shotgun sequence window:
- the LOC104713951 gene encoding uncharacterized protein LOC104713951, with protein sequence MEICMCCDAHLVTKPILNPPWRRTKLGFVPARRRFPVITVKASAVDSPESSSNFAKRMDQAWIISQQPSPVGCSSCNSKGHVECKWCAGTGFFILGDNMLCQVPSRNTSCVICSGQGSACCRDCKGTGFRAKWLEKPPVPSS encoded by the exons atggaGATTTGCATGTGTTGCGATGCACACCTCGTAACAAAACCAATTTTGAATCCACCATGGAGGAGAACGAAGCTAGGTTTTGTACCGGCTCGTCGCCGCTTTCCCGTTATTACCGTCAAGGCTTCGGCGGTGGATTCGCCTGAGAGTTCTTCAAATTTCGCCAAGCGTATGGATCAAGCTTGGATTATCTCACAG CAACCAAGTCCTGTTGGATGTTCATCATGCAATTCAAAGGGTCATGTTGAATGCAAATGGTGTGCGGGTACAGGATTCTTCATCCTCGGTGATAACATGCTTTGCCAAGTACCTTCAAGGAATACTTCTTGCGTGATCTGCTCCGGACAG GGATCTGCTTGCTGTAGGGATTGCAAAGGAACTGGGTTTCGTGCCAAGTGGTTAGAAAAGCCTCCAGTGCCGTCGTCGTAG
- the LOC104715944 gene encoding probable steroid-binding protein 3: MGSFKSGLLVLSRNIRSKKRKQKKKKKEFTAEQLSRYNGTNGSSPIYVAIKGRVFDVTTGKSFYGPGGDYAMFAGKDASRALGKMSKNEEDVSPSLEGLTEKEMNTLNDWETKFVAKYPVVGRVVS, translated from the exons ATGGGCTCATTTAAGTCCGGTCTC ttggTTCTTTCCAGAAACATTCGATCTAAAAAgcgtaagcaaaaaaaaaaaaaaaaggagttcaCCGCAGAGCAGCTAAGCCGATACAACGGCACCAACGGATCATCACCGATCTACGTCGCAATCAAAGGCCGCGTGTTCGACGTCACCACGGGAAAATCCTTCTACGGCCCCGGAGGCGATTACGCTATGTTCGCCGGAAAAGACGCGAGCAGAGCTCTAGGTAAGATGAGTAAGAACGAAGAAGATGTCTCTCCTTCTCTTGAAGGTCTCACTGAGAAAGAGATGAACACTCTCAATGATTGGGAGACGAAATTTGTAGCAAAGTACCCTGTCGTTGGCCGTGTTGTCTCCTAG
- the LOC104713954 gene encoding L10-interacting MYB domain-containing protein-like isoform X2, whose translation MSGVQVTCCNDRTRMYWTPTMERFFIDLMLEHLNRGNRTGHTFTKQAWNEMLGVFNSKFGSQYDKDVLKSRYTNLWKQYNDVKSLLDHGGFVLDQTHQTVTGDESLWSLYLKAHPQARVYKTKPVLNYSDLCLIYGYTVADGRYSRSSHDFEFEDEVNGVNIGESSGGVVLSSKKSSKTEWTPVMDQYFIEIMLDQIGRGNKTGNAFSKQAWTDMLALFNVRFSSHYVKRVLRQRYNKLLKYYKDMEAILKEDGFSWDETRLMIAADDAVWDSYIKEHPLAKTYRMKSLPSYKDLDTIFACPDDQGTIPQPDQGKDLRDDGSAVQTSGTKASQVQSSDRTRTFWTPPMDYYLIDLLVDQVNNGNRVGQTFITSAWNEMITAFNAKFGSQHCKDVLKNRYKHLRRLYNDIKFLLEQNGFSWDTRRDMVIADDGIWNTYIQAHPEARSYRVKTIPSYPNLCFIFGKETSDGRYTRLAQAFDPSPAETALMIENGSTDGFKDTLGETHSFQMVVYASNEKNDYLCSNTGPPCIEWTQVMDHCLIDLMLEQVNRGNKIGETFTEQAWADMAECFNAKFGLQTDMFMLENRYILMMKERDDINSILNLDGFTWDEEKQTIVAEDEYWKAYIKDHPDATIYKGKTLDSYGNLCKIHEHLSQDSFNCENLMIELESYGHEIVSDFISPHKQQNKRPNPITPPLELTVHKAQKTGLETRKPLFDAEGDDDGCTKPIPRNEIYSGIGNAIDALQALPDMDDEFLLDACDLLEDERKAKTFLALDVSLRRKWLVRKLRPSSKF comes from the exons ATGAGTGGTGTTCAAGTCACTTGTTGCAACGATCGAACGAGAATGTATTGGACTCCGACGATGGAACGATTCTTCATAGATCTAATGTTAGAGCATTTgaacagaggaaacagaacAGGTCACACTTTTACAAAGCAAGCTTGGAACGAGATGCTTGGTGTATTCAACTCCAAATTCGGGTCTCAGTACGATAAAGACGTGTTGAAAAGCCGGTATACGAATCTGTGGAAGCAGTATAATGATGTCAAGAGTCTTCTTGATCATGGTGGTTTCGTTTTGGATCAGACTCATCAGACTGTTACTGGTGATGAGAGTTTATGGAGTTTGTATCTTAAG GCTCATCCTCAAGCACGGGTTTACAAGACGAAACCGGTTTTGAATTATAGtgatttgtgtttgatttatGGGTATACGGTTGCAGATGGGAGATATAGTAGGTCAAGTCATGATTTTGAGTTTGAAGATGAGGTTAATGGAGTCAACATTG GTGAAAGTAGTGGCGGTGTTGTTCTTTCGAGTAAAAAAAGCTCGAAAACTGAGTGGACTCCGGTTATGGACCAATACTTTATTGAGATTATGCTTGATCAAATCGGTAGAGGTAACAAGACTGGTAATGCTTTCAGTAAACAAGCATGGACGGACATGCTTGCTTTGTTCAATGTTAGATTTAGTAGTCATTATGTGAAAAGAGTTTTAAGGCAACGGTACAACAAGTTGTTGAAATACTACAAGGATATGGAAGCTATTTTGAAAGAAGATGGGTTTTCGTGGGATGAAACTCGGCTAATGATAGCTGCTGATGATGCTGTTTGGGATTCTTACATCAAG GAGCACCCACTTGCTAAAACGTATAGGATGAAATCTTTACCGAGCTACAAAGATTTGGACACAATATTTGCTTGTCCAGATGACCAAGGGACTATACCCCAGCCAGACCAAGGCAAAGATCTTAGAGATGATGGTTCGGCTGTCCAAACAA GTGGGACTAAGGCTAGCCAAGTGCAGAGTTCTGACCGCACAAGGACATTTTGGACTCCTCCAATGGATTACTATCTAATTGACTTATTAGTGGACCAAGTGAACAATGGGAACAGAGTTGGGCAGACTTTTATAACAAGTGCTTGGAATGAAATGATTACAGCATTCAATGCCAAATTCGGGTCTCAACACTGCAAAGACGTTCTGAAGAATCGGTACAAACACTTAAGGAGGTTGTACAACGACATAAAGTTTCTACTCGAGCAAAATGGCTTCTCATGGGATACAAGGAGAGATATGGTGATTGCAGATGATGGCATTTGGAATACCTATATACAG GCACATCCAGAAGCTAGATCATATCGAGTTAAAACTATTCCAAGCTATCCAAATCTTTGCTTCATTTTTGGGAAGGAAACGTCAGATGGGAGATACACACGCTTGGCTCAAGCTTTTGATCCCAGTCCGGCAGAAACTGCGCTGATGATCG AAAATGGAAGCACAGATGGATTTAAAGATACTCTGGGGGAAACTCACAGTTTTCAGATGGTGGTTTATGCTAGCAACGAGAAAAATGATTACCTCTGTAGCAATACCGGTCCTCCTTGTATTGAATGGACACAGGTCATGGACCACTGTCTTATTGATCTTATGTTAGAGCAGGTGAATAGAGGAAATAAGATTGGTGAGACATTTACAGAGCAAGCTTGGGCTGACATGGCAGAATGCTTCAATGCAAAGTTCGGATTGCAGACTGACATGTTCATGCTGGAGAATCGTTACATATTGATGATGAAAGAGCGTGACGATATCAACAGTATCCTCAATCTTGATGGCTTTACTTGGGATGAGGAGAAGCAAACCATCGTTGCAGAAGATGAATATTGGAAAGCATATATCAAG GATCATCCAGATGCAACTATATATAAAGGCAAAACCTTGGATAGTTACGGCAATTTGTGCAAGATACATGAACATCTCTCCCAAGATAGTTTCAATTGTGAGAATCTCATGATAGAGTTGGAAAGCTATGGCCATGAAATAGTCAGTGACTTTATTTCACCACACAAGCAGCAGAATAAGCGACCTAATCCAATAACTCCACCTTTGGAGCTAACTGTACATAAGGCTCAGAAGACCGGACTAGAGACGAGGAAGCCTCTGTTTGACGcagaaggtgatgatgatggttgcACAAAGCCAATTCCTCGGAACGAAATTTACTCAGGAATAGGAAATGCCATTGATGCGTTGCAAGCTTTGCCTGATATGGACGATGAGTTTCTGCTGGATGCTTGTGATCTTTTGGAAGATGAGAGGAAAGCAAAGACATTCTTGGCTTTGGACGTCTCGTTACGTAGGAAATGGCTGGTGAGAAAGCTTCGCCCTTCATCTAAATTTTAA
- the LOC104713954 gene encoding L10-interacting MYB domain-containing protein-like isoform X1 translates to MSGVQVTCCNDRTRMYWTPTMERFFIDLMLEHLNRGNRTGHTFTKQAWNEMLGVFNSKFGSQYDKDVLKSRYTNLWKQYNDVKSLLDHGGFVLDQTHQTVTGDESLWSLYLKAHPQARVYKTKPVLNYSDLCLIYGYTVADGRYSRSSHDFEFEDEVNGVNIGESSGGVVLSSKKSSKTEWTPVMDQYFIEIMLDQIGRGNKTGNAFSKQAWTDMLALFNVRFSSHYVKRVLRQRYNKLLKYYKDMEAILKEDGFSWDETRLMIAADDAVWDSYIKEHPLAKTYRMKSLPSYKDLDTIFACPDDQGTIPQPDQGKDLRDDGSAVQTSGTKASQVQSSDRTRTFWTPPMDYYLIDLLVDQVNNGNRVGQTFITSAWNEMITAFNAKFGSQHCKDVLKNRYKHLRRLYNDIKFLLEQNGFSWDTRRDMVIADDGIWNTYIQACYILFILLKILVIWLCLQMKHVQAHPEARSYRVKTIPSYPNLCFIFGKETSDGRYTRLAQAFDPSPAETALMIENGSTDGFKDTLGETHSFQMVVYASNEKNDYLCSNTGPPCIEWTQVMDHCLIDLMLEQVNRGNKIGETFTEQAWADMAECFNAKFGLQTDMFMLENRYILMMKERDDINSILNLDGFTWDEEKQTIVAEDEYWKAYIKDHPDATIYKGKTLDSYGNLCKIHEHLSQDSFNCENLMIELESYGHEIVSDFISPHKQQNKRPNPITPPLELTVHKAQKTGLETRKPLFDAEGDDDGCTKPIPRNEIYSGIGNAIDALQALPDMDDEFLLDACDLLEDERKAKTFLALDVSLRRKWLVRKLRPSSKF, encoded by the exons ATGAGTGGTGTTCAAGTCACTTGTTGCAACGATCGAACGAGAATGTATTGGACTCCGACGATGGAACGATTCTTCATAGATCTAATGTTAGAGCATTTgaacagaggaaacagaacAGGTCACACTTTTACAAAGCAAGCTTGGAACGAGATGCTTGGTGTATTCAACTCCAAATTCGGGTCTCAGTACGATAAAGACGTGTTGAAAAGCCGGTATACGAATCTGTGGAAGCAGTATAATGATGTCAAGAGTCTTCTTGATCATGGTGGTTTCGTTTTGGATCAGACTCATCAGACTGTTACTGGTGATGAGAGTTTATGGAGTTTGTATCTTAAG GCTCATCCTCAAGCACGGGTTTACAAGACGAAACCGGTTTTGAATTATAGtgatttgtgtttgatttatGGGTATACGGTTGCAGATGGGAGATATAGTAGGTCAAGTCATGATTTTGAGTTTGAAGATGAGGTTAATGGAGTCAACATTG GTGAAAGTAGTGGCGGTGTTGTTCTTTCGAGTAAAAAAAGCTCGAAAACTGAGTGGACTCCGGTTATGGACCAATACTTTATTGAGATTATGCTTGATCAAATCGGTAGAGGTAACAAGACTGGTAATGCTTTCAGTAAACAAGCATGGACGGACATGCTTGCTTTGTTCAATGTTAGATTTAGTAGTCATTATGTGAAAAGAGTTTTAAGGCAACGGTACAACAAGTTGTTGAAATACTACAAGGATATGGAAGCTATTTTGAAAGAAGATGGGTTTTCGTGGGATGAAACTCGGCTAATGATAGCTGCTGATGATGCTGTTTGGGATTCTTACATCAAG GAGCACCCACTTGCTAAAACGTATAGGATGAAATCTTTACCGAGCTACAAAGATTTGGACACAATATTTGCTTGTCCAGATGACCAAGGGACTATACCCCAGCCAGACCAAGGCAAAGATCTTAGAGATGATGGTTCGGCTGTCCAAACAA GTGGGACTAAGGCTAGCCAAGTGCAGAGTTCTGACCGCACAAGGACATTTTGGACTCCTCCAATGGATTACTATCTAATTGACTTATTAGTGGACCAAGTGAACAATGGGAACAGAGTTGGGCAGACTTTTATAACAAGTGCTTGGAATGAAATGATTACAGCATTCAATGCCAAATTCGGGTCTCAACACTGCAAAGACGTTCTGAAGAATCGGTACAAACACTTAAGGAGGTTGTACAACGACATAAAGTTTCTACTCGAGCAAAATGGCTTCTCATGGGATACAAGGAGAGATATGGTGATTGCAGATGATGGCATTTGGAATACCTATATACAGGCATGCTacattctttttattcttttaaagaTACTAGTTATATGGTTATGCTTACAAATGAAGCATGTGCAGGCACATCCAGAAGCTAGATCATATCGAGTTAAAACTATTCCAAGCTATCCAAATCTTTGCTTCATTTTTGGGAAGGAAACGTCAGATGGGAGATACACACGCTTGGCTCAAGCTTTTGATCCCAGTCCGGCAGAAACTGCGCTGATGATCG AAAATGGAAGCACAGATGGATTTAAAGATACTCTGGGGGAAACTCACAGTTTTCAGATGGTGGTTTATGCTAGCAACGAGAAAAATGATTACCTCTGTAGCAATACCGGTCCTCCTTGTATTGAATGGACACAGGTCATGGACCACTGTCTTATTGATCTTATGTTAGAGCAGGTGAATAGAGGAAATAAGATTGGTGAGACATTTACAGAGCAAGCTTGGGCTGACATGGCAGAATGCTTCAATGCAAAGTTCGGATTGCAGACTGACATGTTCATGCTGGAGAATCGTTACATATTGATGATGAAAGAGCGTGACGATATCAACAGTATCCTCAATCTTGATGGCTTTACTTGGGATGAGGAGAAGCAAACCATCGTTGCAGAAGATGAATATTGGAAAGCATATATCAAG GATCATCCAGATGCAACTATATATAAAGGCAAAACCTTGGATAGTTACGGCAATTTGTGCAAGATACATGAACATCTCTCCCAAGATAGTTTCAATTGTGAGAATCTCATGATAGAGTTGGAAAGCTATGGCCATGAAATAGTCAGTGACTTTATTTCACCACACAAGCAGCAGAATAAGCGACCTAATCCAATAACTCCACCTTTGGAGCTAACTGTACATAAGGCTCAGAAGACCGGACTAGAGACGAGGAAGCCTCTGTTTGACGcagaaggtgatgatgatggttgcACAAAGCCAATTCCTCGGAACGAAATTTACTCAGGAATAGGAAATGCCATTGATGCGTTGCAAGCTTTGCCTGATATGGACGATGAGTTTCTGCTGGATGCTTGTGATCTTTTGGAAGATGAGAGGAAAGCAAAGACATTCTTGGCTTTGGACGTCTCGTTACGTAGGAAATGGCTGGTGAGAAAGCTTCGCCCTTCATCTAAATTTTAA
- the LOC104713955 gene encoding F-box protein DOR-like, whose translation MAQIPQFLFACQEEVNSDVTFFSLPPQPQNVAENAPPAATNQVMHLPLNAVDDSNVKFNSIRGFVCFIYQRRLVDGNIEHVQMICKPSTQESSILPTMNTTRVRMMSYYGYDEVNNQLKVLSMTWQNGMNFDDHQVLTYGPGNAWRTIGCDVPHHSSKKGICFNGVLYYPAIDMSTGHNMIVCFDVKAEEFRILPAVIMEGMIEAVKHGSFINYNGRLGILESENMLGVDNTSTHFTMWLLNHATQVWTDHIHEFPASFEDTVGEALLRFDGMISLTNEVVFSSYYPSNPFYLFYYNIVTNTFRKVKIEGMEAYNYRYTCLN comes from the exons ATGGCTCAGATTccacag TTTCTGTTCGCTTGCCAAGAAGAAGTAAACAGTGACGTGACCTTTTTCTCCTTGCCGCCTCAGCCTCAAAACGTTGCTGAGAATGCACCTCCTGCAGCTACCAATCAAGTCATGCATCTTCCCTTGAATGCCGTGGATGATTCTAATGTAAAATTCAATTCCATCAgaggatttgtttgttttatatatcaGCGGCGTCTTGTAGATGGAAATATCGAACATGTGCAAATGATATGTAAACCTAGCACTCAAGAATCCTCAATCTTACCGACTATGAACACTACGAGGGTTCGTATGATGAGCTATTATGGGTATGATGAAGTTAACAACCAGTTGAAGGTTTTGTCGATGACTTGGCAAAACGGTATGAATTTTGATGATCATCAAGTTCTGACTTATGGACCTGGCAACGCATGGAGAACTATCGGTTGCGACGTACCCCATCATTCATCAAAGAAAGGGATATGCTtcaatggggttttgtattatCCAGCTATCGATATGTCTACAGGTCATAATatgatagtttgctttgatgtaaAAGCTGAGGAGTTCAGGATCCTTCCAGCAGTCATCATGGAAGGAATGATTGAAGCAGTGAAGCATGGGTCTTTTATAAATTACAACGGTAGACTTGGTATACTTGAGTCTGAAAACATGCTTGGTGTTGATAATACAAGTACACATTTTACGATGTGGCTTCTAAATCATGCAACGCAGGTATGGACTGATCATATACATGAGTTCCCTGCTTCGTTTGAGGATACAGTTGGAGAGGCCCTGTTAAGGTTTGATGGAATGATCAGTCTAACAAATGAAGTTGTGTTCTCGTCTTACTATCCTTCCAACCCGTTTTACCTTTTCTACTACAATATCGTTACAAATACTTTCCGAAAAGTTAAAATCGAAGGAATGGAGGCCTACAACTACCGTTACACCTGTCTGAACTAA
- the LOC104713956 gene encoding uncharacterized protein LOC104713956 produces MSHRHHQAVDNLINVLGRASHDLNDVHSKLEKEFQQTYTDNANPMKLIQRMKKLQEDVTVLKDQCLELLSAKQDLIDKAQTTLVGNCSLIQKMNASLGESTNGDADDALADFNQIIDEWTTQVRSRTVGEIGEADKADINKMLFSAIVHTN; encoded by the exons TAAATGTTTTAGGGAGAGCTTCTCATGATCTTAATGATGTTCATTCGAAGCTCGAAAAGGAGTTCCAGCAGACTTATACTGATAAT GCGAATCCGATGAAGCTGATTCAGAGAATGAAGAAGTTGCAGGAAGATGTGACTGTTCTTAAAGACCAATGCTTGGAGCTTTTGTCTGCTAAACAG GATTTGATTGATAAGGCACAGACGACACTTGTTGGAAATTGCAGCCTGATTCAGAAAATGAATGCATCCTTGGGAGAATCAACAAATGGTGATGCAGATGATGCATTGGCTGATTTTAATCAG ATTATCGACGAGTGGACAACACAAGTTAGATCGAGAACAG TGGGGGAGATAGGGGAGGCAGATAAAGCAGACATCAATAAGATGCTTTTCTCTGCTATTGTTCATACCAATTGA